In Desulfovibrio sp. 86, the following proteins share a genomic window:
- a CDS encoding PAS domain-containing protein, with protein sequence MRCLPIDFSPQNPVYQQTVHEAWKDFIDGGEIRGRVPEHILDGWLLSRDACIDPVRVPDVPVLERVHFEDLCSQFATLLNAAAPVLEMLDSCISGTGHMAILTSSSGHILATVGDKDLLDVARTQYNMPGADRNIDKVGASAIGMTLQRRRPVQIYGYEHYNAGLHSWRCASAPILADASGVLAVLTISGNIASPEIQALALVTTFANYIGMRVRQQTIETTGQKLEALLRNAHDSLTYPLLVLDGNGGITHANRHASTLFTSGELELPGRSAVSLVSSLDAQRLQRALAGQRQGHDTLTFLTGQGPQRIACTFSPVELSAGRTVGMALALNLDTFAPGGRNRGKTASGPLPTS encoded by the coding sequence ATGAGGTGTCTCCCCATCGACTTCTCACCACAAAATCCCGTGTACCAGCAAACGGTCCATGAAGCCTGGAAGGATTTCATTGATGGCGGTGAAATCCGGGGGCGTGTGCCCGAGCATATTCTGGATGGATGGCTGCTCAGCCGCGATGCCTGTATTGACCCTGTGCGGGTTCCCGACGTGCCGGTGCTGGAACGGGTTCATTTTGAAGACTTGTGCAGCCAATTCGCCACGTTGCTCAATGCAGCGGCTCCTGTGCTGGAAATGCTTGATTCATGCATTAGCGGAACTGGCCACATGGCAATTCTTACCAGTTCCTCCGGGCATATTCTTGCTACCGTGGGCGACAAGGATTTGCTTGATGTGGCCCGTACCCAGTACAACATGCCCGGTGCTGACAGAAATATCGACAAGGTCGGCGCTTCAGCCATAGGCATGACCCTGCAACGGCGTCGTCCGGTGCAGATATACGGTTATGAGCATTACAATGCTGGCCTGCATTCGTGGCGTTGTGCTTCCGCTCCCATTCTGGCTGATGCCTCGGGCGTTCTGGCCGTGCTGACCATTTCGGGCAATATTGCCAGTCCCGAGATACAGGCGCTCGCGCTGGTGACGACCTTTGCCAACTATATAGGCATGCGCGTGCGCCAGCAGACCATAGAAACCACCGGGCAGAAGCTTGAGGCTTTATTGCGGAATGCCCATGATTCCCTGACCTACCCATTGCTGGTGCTTGATGGCAATGGCGGCATCACCCACGCCAACAGGCATGCATCAACATTGTTTACTTCTGGCGAACTTGAGCTTCCGGGAAGAAGCGCTGTTTCTCTGGTGAGCTCTCTTGATGCGCAAAGGCTGCAACGGGCTCTGGCCGGACAAAGGCAAGGTCATGACACCCTGACATTTCTTACGGGCCAGGGGCCACAACGCATCGCCTGCACATTTTCGCCTGTGGAACTGAGCGCGGGAAGAACCGTGGGGATGGCCCTTGCGCTTAACCTGGATACGTTTGCGCCGGGCGGGCGAAACAGGGGCAAAACAGCCAGCGGCCCGCTTCCGACCTCCTGA
- a CDS encoding sigma-54 interaction domain-containing protein, which yields MLPTREVESVHTATYQFSDILGASPALRQAINFARRASRMASRIVILGESGTGKELFAQAIHNAGNEPDRPFVGISCAAIPNNLIEAELFGYEEGAFTGARKGGQKGRLEAANGGTLFLDEVNSLPLAVQAKLLRVLQEMTFSPLGSNHLVRLDVRVIAAGNTNLADEVQAGTFRSDLYYRLNVLEIELPPLRERKGDVELLAKTFWRKLCARMNLPMVTVEPAVLEMLNAYSWPGNVRELQNVCERALVLSDGASIRLDCLPRHITGKNVTVLAAGQPEVALGHASMDDLCENMVRKTLEAAGGNISKASETLGIARTTLYRKMKKYGLGQ from the coding sequence GTGTTGCCGACCCGTGAGGTCGAGTCCGTCCACACAGCCACATACCAGTTCTCAGACATCCTGGGGGCCAGCCCCGCTTTGCGGCAGGCTATCAACTTTGCCCGTCGTGCTTCCCGCATGGCCTCACGCATCGTTATTTTGGGAGAAAGCGGCACTGGTAAGGAACTTTTCGCCCAGGCAATTCACAATGCCGGAAATGAGCCAGATCGGCCCTTTGTCGGCATTTCTTGCGCCGCCATTCCCAATAACCTTATTGAAGCCGAACTGTTTGGTTATGAAGAGGGCGCTTTTACCGGAGCGCGAAAGGGCGGGCAGAAGGGTCGGCTTGAAGCGGCCAATGGCGGAACGCTCTTTCTGGATGAAGTAAACAGCTTGCCATTGGCAGTGCAGGCCAAGCTTTTACGCGTCCTGCAGGAAATGACTTTTTCACCTCTTGGAAGCAATCACCTTGTTCGTCTTGACGTCCGAGTCATTGCCGCAGGCAATACAAATCTGGCGGATGAGGTGCAAGCGGGAACCTTTCGGTCTGACCTCTATTACCGTCTCAATGTCTTGGAAATCGAGCTGCCACCTCTTCGAGAACGTAAAGGGGATGTGGAATTGCTGGCAAAAACATTCTGGCGCAAGCTTTGTGCGCGTATGAACCTGCCCATGGTAACCGTTGAGCCTGCCGTGTTGGAAATGCTCAATGCCTATTCCTGGCCGGGCAACGTACGTGAATTGCAAAACGTATGCGAAAGGGCCCTGGTGCTCTCTGACGGGGCTTCCATCAGGCTTGATTGTCTGCCACGCCATATTACCGGAAAGAACGTGACGGTTCTGGCTGCCGGGCAACCAGAGGTTGCACTTGGGCATGCTTCCATGGACGATTTGTGTGAAAATATGGTGCGTAAAACGCTGGAAGCCGCTGGGGGAAACATCAGCAAAGCCTCTGAGACGCTGGGCATAGCCAGAACGACTCTGTATAGAAAAATGAAGAAATATGGCCTGGGGCAGTAG
- a CDS encoding DeoR/GlpR family DNA-binding transcription regulator gives MLPVERRRKMARLIKSQGAVNSRELAKALGISVMTVRRDLKVLEDQKQLEITWGGAVPVGFEAHDIPRSHKAGSMLEAKVAIARAACEFIQDDSFIGLDAGTTTLELARLLPSLPLTNLSVVTPDLEIALLLSGYPHIEVFLTGGRIDPISRACNDTDSVAYLRRIRTTVAFVGINVWGTQHGVTTSSSEKMHRKVQLMNSADKSILLADSSKYAKFSPWRVAGVEDFYRIITDHGLSHDARQALEGVGAHLVYAGA, from the coding sequence ATGCTGCCAGTTGAACGCCGCAGAAAGATGGCCCGTCTTATCAAGAGCCAGGGCGCGGTCAACAGCCGTGAGCTTGCGAAAGCTCTTGGCATTTCCGTTATGACGGTGCGCCGCGACCTCAAGGTGCTGGAAGATCAGAAGCAGCTTGAAATCACCTGGGGGGGAGCTGTTCCCGTGGGGTTTGAGGCGCATGACATCCCCCGGTCCCACAAGGCGGGCAGCATGCTGGAGGCCAAGGTGGCCATTGCCCGCGCCGCATGCGAGTTTATACAAGATGACTCGTTCATCGGCCTTGATGCGGGCACGACCACCCTTGAACTGGCGCGCCTCTTGCCTTCACTGCCGCTCACGAATCTGTCCGTGGTTACGCCGGACCTTGAAATCGCGCTGCTCCTTTCCGGCTACCCCCATATTGAGGTTTTTCTCACCGGGGGCCGGATAGACCCCATCAGCCGGGCCTGCAACGATACCGACTCTGTGGCGTATCTGCGCCGCATCCGCACCACCGTGGCCTTTGTTGGCATTAACGTGTGGGGGACCCAGCACGGCGTGACCACCAGCTCTTCGGAGAAGATGCATCGCAAAGTTCAGCTCATGAACAGCGCTGACAAGAGCATTCTTCTGGCCGATTCTTCAAAATATGCGAAATTCAGCCCCTGGCGTGTGGCCGGAGTGGAGGATTTTTACCGCATCATCACCGACCACGGCCTCAGTCATGACGCCCGGCAGGCCCTTGAAGGCGTCGGGGCCCATTTGGTTTATGCCGGAGCCTGA
- a CDS encoding four-carbon acid sugar kinase family protein — MNIAVIADDFTGANANGALLTAKGFSSATCLGLDKWDPQYFSAFTAVSLNAESRLLSRQKAWDAVYAAVKMFCAEKPALVSKRVDSTLRGNVGAEIEAAIKAMDDSYGHEQSLAVLVPSYPSSGRICVGGYQIVHGVALERSPIAQDAATPVKDTSVLRIFAAQSAMKCGFIPLEKILGGAAIVRQAIEVLRAEGCRVVVCDAVADEDITTIAQSLADAPYPLVSVDPGPFTAELAAVRVQAPRSQYENRVFLAIGSTSELTRVQMEALHLAHPSHMVPMNVRKILAGKDEAASECARVLDAVTTPPSGATVLGVCTAASKEDVFSLDEMSRKMNLTHSEISQRINEAIANVTDAVLRREDLGIGGLYTSGGEVTVSVIRTLKAGGFTVRDQVLPLAVYGHIIGGVQADLPMITKGGFVGDKGSLVECVEYLFTKISTRKRPA; from the coding sequence ATGAATATAGCTGTAATTGCGGACGACTTTACAGGAGCCAACGCCAACGGGGCGCTGCTCACCGCCAAGGGTTTTTCCAGCGCCACCTGCCTCGGGTTGGACAAGTGGGACCCCCAGTATTTCTCGGCTTTCACTGCGGTTTCGCTGAATGCGGAAAGCCGCCTGCTTTCACGTCAGAAAGCGTGGGACGCCGTGTATGCGGCGGTAAAGATGTTCTGCGCCGAAAAACCCGCGCTGGTTTCCAAGCGCGTGGACTCCACACTGCGCGGCAACGTGGGCGCGGAGATCGAGGCCGCCATCAAGGCAATGGACGACAGCTACGGCCACGAACAGTCCCTTGCCGTACTGGTGCCTTCGTATCCGTCTTCCGGGCGTATCTGCGTGGGCGGCTACCAGATTGTGCACGGCGTGGCGCTGGAGCGCTCGCCCATTGCACAGGATGCGGCCACGCCCGTTAAGGACACGTCCGTTCTCAGGATTTTTGCCGCGCAGAGCGCCATGAAGTGCGGGTTTATCCCCCTTGAAAAAATTTTGGGCGGCGCGGCTATCGTGCGCCAGGCCATTGAGGTTCTGCGTGCGGAAGGGTGCCGGGTTGTGGTGTGCGACGCTGTGGCTGATGAAGATATCACCACCATCGCGCAGTCTCTGGCCGATGCCCCGTATCCCCTGGTGTCGGTTGATCCCGGCCCCTTCACTGCCGAGCTGGCGGCCGTGCGCGTGCAGGCCCCCCGGTCGCAGTATGAAAATCGCGTATTTCTTGCCATTGGCAGCACCAGCGAGCTTACCCGCGTTCAGATGGAAGCCCTGCACCTGGCGCATCCCAGCCATATGGTGCCCATGAACGTGCGCAAAATTCTGGCCGGTAAGGACGAGGCCGCCAGCGAGTGCGCGCGGGTGCTCGACGCCGTGACCACGCCGCCGTCCGGCGCCACCGTGCTTGGCGTCTGCACTGCCGCCAGCAAGGAAGACGTTTTTTCTCTGGACGAGATGTCGCGCAAGATGAACCTCACGCACTCGGAGATTTCTCAGCGCATAAACGAAGCCATAGCCAACGTGACCGATGCGGTGCTGCGCCGCGAGGACTTGGGTATTGGCGGCCTGTATACTTCGGGCGGCGAAGTCACGGTGTCTGTTATCCGTACGCTGAAAGCGGGTGGTTTTACGGTGCGCGACCAGGTTCTGCCCCTGGCCGTGTACGGGCATATTATCGGCGGCGTTCAGGCCGATCTGCCGATGATAACCAAGGGCGGCTTTGTGGGCGACAAGGGCAGTCTGGTGGAATGCGTGGAGTACCTTTTCACCAAGATTTCCACACGCAAACGCCCGGCCTAG
- the pdxA gene encoding 4-hydroxythreonine-4-phosphate dehydrogenase PdxA codes for MKPLICAPMGDPAGVGPEILAASLVDSVVTDVARVLVVGNTEIMKRASAIMNVSPDFNEVGENLEGWRDGAANILNLDNVDLAGFAYGKVQAHCGKAAFEYIKKSVELTMAGKTDALATTPINKESLKAGGVPYIGHTEILGDLTGTKDPLTMFQVHSLRVFFLTRHLSLMDACRAVKKDRVLDYIARCSEAMRLLGIDNPSIVVAGLNPHCGEHGLFGNEEDVEIVPAIEEAKKRGFNVHGPNPADSVFHFALKGGWDAVLSLYHDQGHIATKMVDFERTISLTLGMPILRTSVDHGTAFDIAGKGKASPVSMVEAIRLAALYAYSFKRANV; via the coding sequence ATGAAACCGTTGATTTGCGCCCCCATGGGCGATCCGGCCGGAGTCGGGCCGGAAATTCTGGCGGCGTCTCTGGTGGACTCCGTTGTGACCGATGTGGCCCGTGTGCTTGTGGTGGGCAATACCGAGATCATGAAGCGCGCCTCCGCCATCATGAACGTCAGCCCCGACTTCAATGAGGTGGGCGAGAATCTCGAAGGCTGGCGCGACGGCGCGGCCAACATCCTGAATCTGGACAATGTGGACCTGGCCGGATTTGCCTATGGCAAGGTGCAGGCGCACTGCGGCAAGGCTGCATTCGAGTATATCAAAAAGTCCGTTGAGCTGACCATGGCAGGCAAGACCGACGCCCTGGCCACCACGCCCATCAACAAGGAATCCCTCAAGGCAGGGGGAGTGCCCTATATCGGGCATACAGAAATTCTGGGCGACCTTACGGGTACGAAAGATCCTCTTACCATGTTTCAGGTGCACAGCCTGCGCGTGTTTTTCCTCACCCGTCACCTTTCTCTCATGGACGCTTGCCGCGCCGTGAAAAAAGACCGCGTGCTCGACTACATCGCCCGCTGTTCCGAAGCCATGCGCCTGCTGGGCATTGATAATCCCAGCATCGTGGTGGCTGGCCTGAACCCCCACTGCGGCGAGCACGGCCTGTTCGGTAACGAGGAAGACGTGGAGATAGTGCCCGCCATTGAAGAAGCCAAAAAGCGTGGCTTCAACGTGCACGGTCCCAATCCGGCGGACTCCGTTTTCCACTTTGCCCTCAAGGGCGGGTGGGACGCGGTGCTTTCACTGTATCACGACCAAGGGCACATCGCCACCAAGATGGTGGATTTCGAGCGCACCATCTCGCTTACTCTGGGCATGCCCATACTGCGCACCTCGGTTGACCATGGCACTGCCTTTGACATTGCCGGAAAGGGCAAGGCCAGTCCCGTGAGCATGGTGGAGGCCATCCGCCTTGCAGCGTTGTATGCATATAGTTTTAAAAGGGCCAATGTCTGA
- a CDS encoding GntT/GntP/DsdX family permease — translation MGTAQAFGIGYSMTMLAIAIAIVIVLCIWFKIHAFVSLTTASLFLALTHNMELAKIVVAFEGGLGKTLGFLAPILALGAILGKLMEVSGAAERLARTLIRILGQSRAHWAMMIVGYVCGIPVFLQVGIILLTPLMFSIVKESKLPLIQVGMALVVALTTVHCIVPPHPAAMAVTDLLKADVGKVIFFGLLVGLPAASVAGPMYGKFIAKRLPAVPLTGAYAGTEPRKESELPPFGRTLFVVLLPLLLMIAKTVVELSIDKQNPPSYMTYVNFIGTPMIALFISAVVAYFVLGLGRGFTWDQLGRFSEAGMAPLASIMLVIGAAGALNQIITDSGVGLVLKQVLTSIHISPLILAWVIAITLRFALGSATVAMMTAAGLILPVLSANPNLDPALMAIVIGAGAIGASHVTDSGFWFVKESLGIPMGSMYATYTAGTTIAAVLGLGGTLLLQMFL, via the coding sequence ATGGGAACCGCCCAAGCCTTTGGAATTGGCTATTCAATGACAATGCTGGCCATTGCCATTGCCATAGTCATCGTGCTGTGTATCTGGTTCAAGATTCACGCCTTTGTTTCCCTAACAACTGCAAGCCTGTTCCTCGCGCTGACGCACAATATGGAACTGGCGAAAATTGTCGTGGCCTTTGAAGGCGGCCTTGGCAAAACCCTGGGTTTTCTTGCGCCTATTCTTGCCCTTGGGGCCATCCTCGGCAAACTTATGGAAGTTTCGGGCGCTGCCGAAAGGCTGGCACGGACGCTCATTCGCATCCTTGGGCAGTCCAGGGCGCACTGGGCCATGATGATTGTGGGTTACGTTTGCGGCATTCCAGTGTTTCTTCAGGTGGGCATCATTCTGTTGACGCCTCTCATGTTCTCCATTGTCAAGGAATCCAAGCTGCCCCTCATCCAGGTGGGCATGGCGCTTGTGGTGGCCCTGACAACGGTTCACTGCATCGTGCCGCCGCATCCTGCGGCCATGGCGGTCACCGATTTGCTCAAGGCTGATGTGGGCAAGGTCATCTTCTTTGGCCTCCTTGTGGGTCTGCCCGCCGCCAGTGTTGCCGGGCCCATGTATGGCAAGTTCATTGCCAAGCGCCTGCCCGCCGTTCCCCTGACCGGCGCGTACGCTGGCACCGAACCCCGCAAGGAATCGGAACTGCCGCCCTTCGGCAGAACCCTCTTCGTGGTGCTGCTGCCCCTGCTGCTCATGATTGCCAAGACCGTCGTGGAACTGAGCATCGACAAGCAGAACCCGCCTTCCTACATGACCTATGTGAACTTCATCGGCACGCCCATGATCGCCCTGTTCATTTCGGCGGTGGTGGCCTACTTTGTGTTGGGCCTTGGCCGTGGTTTCACCTGGGATCAACTGGGACGCTTCAGTGAAGCCGGCATGGCTCCCCTGGCCTCCATCATGCTCGTCATCGGCGCGGCTGGCGCGCTTAACCAGATCATCACCGACAGCGGCGTGGGTCTTGTGCTCAAGCAGGTGCTTACCAGCATCCACATCAGCCCCCTGATCCTCGCCTGGGTTATTGCCATCACCTTGCGCTTTGCACTGGGCAGCGCCACTGTGGCCATGATGACTGCGGCGGGGCTTATCCTGCCTGTGCTCAGCGCCAATCCCAACCTTGATCCGGCCCTCATGGCCATTGTTATCGGCGCAGGCGCCATCGGCGCTTCGCACGTGACAGACTCCGGCTTCTGGTTCGTCAAGGAGTCGCTTGGCATCCCCATGGGGTCCATGTATGCGACCTATACGGCCGGCACGACCATTGCGGCTGTGCTTGGTCTTGGCGGCACGCTTCTGCTGCAAATGTTCCTTTAG
- a CDS encoding glycerate kinase, whose protein sequence is MKIVIAPDSYKECLSALQVATFIELGFREVFPHADYVKVPVADGGEGTVEAMVEATGGQRIAVTVKGPLGEPVEAFYGLTGDGSTAVIEMATASGLGLVPPEKRNPLKTTSYGTGELIRAALDAGARKFILGIGGSATNEGGAGMLQALGVRLLDADGQEIEATGLGLGKLARIDMSTFDQRLKDCVIDVACDVDNPLCGPRGASAIFGPQKGATPELVQQLDGYLRNFADITLRDLGVDMAEISGAGAAGGMGGGMYAFLGGRLRPGSEIVTEAVGLDAVVRDADLVITGEGRIDGQTAFGKAPVGVARVAKLHGKPVIAIGGSLRHDADVVHEHGIDAVFSILSSPCTIAEALDAGENNLRTAARNIAASIAIGSQLGAVANTGK, encoded by the coding sequence ATGAAAATCGTTATTGCACCGGACTCGTACAAGGAGTGCCTGTCAGCCCTGCAGGTAGCCACGTTCATTGAGTTGGGCTTTCGAGAAGTGTTTCCGCATGCCGACTACGTCAAGGTTCCTGTGGCCGACGGCGGCGAGGGGACGGTGGAGGCCATGGTTGAGGCCACCGGCGGCCAGCGCATCGCCGTGACGGTCAAAGGCCCTCTGGGCGAACCCGTTGAAGCTTTTTACGGCCTTACGGGCGACGGTAGCACGGCTGTCATTGAAATGGCCACCGCCAGCGGCCTGGGCCTTGTGCCGCCGGAAAAGCGCAATCCCCTGAAAACCACAAGCTACGGTACGGGCGAGCTTATCCGCGCCGCCCTTGACGCCGGGGCCCGTAAATTCATTCTCGGCATCGGCGGCAGCGCCACCAATGAAGGCGGAGCAGGCATGCTTCAGGCCCTTGGCGTACGGCTGCTGGATGCCGATGGGCAGGAAATCGAGGCCACTGGGCTTGGTCTTGGCAAGCTGGCCCGCATTGACATGTCTACTTTTGACCAAAGGCTGAAAGACTGCGTCATTGACGTGGCCTGCGATGTGGATAATCCCCTGTGCGGCCCGCGTGGCGCGTCGGCCATTTTTGGCCCGCAAAAAGGCGCTACGCCGGAACTGGTGCAGCAGCTTGACGGCTACCTCAGAAATTTTGCCGATATTACGCTTCGTGACCTTGGCGTGGATATGGCCGAAATCTCCGGCGCTGGCGCAGCCGGCGGCATGGGCGGGGGCATGTACGCCTTTCTTGGGGGGCGTCTGCGCCCCGGAAGCGAGATTGTGACCGAGGCCGTGGGCCTGGATGCTGTGGTGCGTGACGCTGATCTTGTCATTACCGGCGAAGGCCGCATTGACGGGCAGACGGCCTTTGGCAAGGCTCCTGTGGGCGTTGCCCGCGTCGCCAAGCTCCACGGCAAGCCTGTCATCGCCATCGGCGGCTCGTTGCGGCATGATGCCGATGTTGTGCATGAGCACGGCATTGACGCTGTGTTCAGCATTCTTTCCAGCCCGTGCACCATTGCCGAAGCTCTGGACGCGGGGGAGAACAACCTGCGCACTGCGGCCCGCAATATCGCCGCGAGCATTGCCATTGGAAGTCAGCTTGGCGCTGTGGCCAATACGGGAAAATAG
- a CDS encoding DUF4401 domain-containing protein, with translation MNIQSPEHASSSKDSFPPLSRSSLSLLCDSGRISPSAWSQALDFCGFRPDGKAWLTYWRQVFLLGGVLFFLAGIICFIAWNWDDMQPFARMTLVGVIVASTGIGAVAVGPDSRSGQALLLACGVAMGPLLAVFGQTYQTGAELWELFRVWTVLLVALALAGRQTGLWFAAWLSGNVFIALWLGRNLTSPFDAFSQLFAIPEWLVAIACAIFLWEWAAQRAVRKGAQNWLRSRWFPRLLFLDLAARTSCYLIEGILGSYRWADTWQLWLPHQVVPYFAVALAGLAWWWYRKKEPDLFMLATLLGAVAAVLLAVLAEAELFFDLGVVAAFLFWGLLVTGLTAGLAKMLLHLQKAMSAEENEKHAPMVSLPSFFGRARSGVSWQLLWENLQAHGEALRDEPAPDVKEPYSPWYIKLLLALGGWLAAVLFMCFLGLLLFETLNISSHEELTIFIVSVPVLLLGRTMLAGGKLFSRHFGFALAIAGTSGIAIALFLGLDSVMTACFVLAALLAAISVFMRNVAYTFLSAIGIVGCVAQGISSLIYASVRHGFADSAMLDMALLLPPVWWVLLSLGLACFCLQEKRWRGSMRGQTADAWFFGAYTGMLMIQIWSLGLSYGLRAILDLPLWGSGGMGLGAAAGVTVLILFLTKKHSLTARVAGMASVPLLFALGWYLPGATLALLGLVMARQMGNAVMQGAVLVYFFAYMIFYYYNLAMPFSAKSTYLVTSGLVLLLLALVLRVWQTKSSIEEAGRA, from the coding sequence ATGAATATACAATCCCCAGAACACGCCTCCAGCTCCAAAGATTCTTTCCCGCCTCTGTCGCGCAGCTCCCTGAGCCTCTTATGTGATTCTGGCCGTATTTCACCTTCCGCATGGTCTCAGGCGCTTGATTTTTGCGGTTTCCGGCCAGACGGCAAGGCCTGGCTGACTTACTGGCGTCAGGTTTTTCTGCTTGGCGGAGTTCTTTTTTTTCTGGCAGGAATCATCTGTTTTATCGCCTGGAACTGGGACGACATGCAGCCTTTTGCGCGCATGACGCTTGTGGGGGTGATTGTGGCCAGTACGGGCATCGGGGCTGTGGCCGTGGGGCCGGATTCGCGCTCCGGACAGGCTTTGCTGCTGGCCTGCGGTGTGGCCATGGGGCCACTGCTTGCCGTATTCGGCCAGACCTACCAGACGGGAGCGGAACTCTGGGAACTGTTCAGGGTTTGGACGGTGCTGCTGGTCGCGCTTGCGCTGGCGGGCAGGCAGACTGGCCTGTGGTTTGCCGCCTGGCTTTCGGGCAATGTATTTATTGCCTTGTGGCTTGGGCGCAACCTTACATCACCTTTTGACGCCTTCAGCCAGCTTTTTGCGATTCCTGAATGGCTGGTGGCCATTGCGTGCGCCATATTTCTTTGGGAATGGGCGGCACAAAGGGCTGTGCGAAAAGGCGCGCAGAACTGGTTGCGGTCGCGGTGGTTTCCCAGGCTGCTTTTTCTTGATTTGGCCGCCCGAACGTCATGTTATTTGATCGAGGGCATTTTGGGCTCATACAGATGGGCTGATACATGGCAATTGTGGCTGCCGCACCAGGTTGTTCCCTATTTTGCCGTGGCGTTGGCCGGGCTTGCCTGGTGGTGGTATCGGAAAAAAGAGCCCGACCTCTTTATGCTGGCGACATTGCTTGGGGCAGTGGCGGCTGTTCTGCTTGCCGTCCTGGCCGAGGCCGAGCTGTTTTTTGATCTTGGGGTTGTTGCCGCGTTTTTGTTCTGGGGCCTGCTTGTTACCGGTCTTACGGCAGGATTGGCGAAGATGTTACTGCACCTGCAAAAAGCCATGTCGGCTGAAGAAAACGAAAAACACGCGCCTATGGTTTCCTTGCCATCGTTTTTTGGCCGCGCCCGCTCCGGCGTTTCATGGCAGCTGCTGTGGGAGAATCTTCAGGCCCATGGCGAGGCCCTGCGCGACGAGCCCGCACCAGACGTAAAAGAGCCGTATTCGCCGTGGTATATCAAGCTGTTGCTGGCCTTGGGGGGGTGGCTGGCGGCCGTTCTTTTTATGTGCTTTTTGGGTTTGTTGCTGTTCGAAACGCTGAATATCAGTTCACACGAGGAATTGACCATCTTCATTGTTTCTGTGCCTGTGCTGCTTTTGGGCCGAACCATGCTGGCTGGCGGCAAGCTGTTTTCACGGCATTTCGGTTTTGCGCTGGCAATCGCGGGTACGTCTGGAATCGCCATTGCGCTGTTCCTCGGCCTCGACAGTGTGATGACTGCATGCTTTGTGCTTGCTGCGCTGCTTGCCGCCATCAGCGTTTTCATGCGCAACGTCGCGTATACGTTTTTGTCGGCCATTGGCATTGTGGGCTGCGTGGCCCAAGGCATTTCATCGTTGATCTATGCAAGCGTGAGACACGGTTTTGCGGACTCCGCGATGCTTGATATGGCTCTCTTGTTGCCTCCGGTTTGGTGGGTTTTGCTGAGCCTTGGCCTTGCCTGTTTTTGCCTGCAAGAAAAACGCTGGCGCGGCAGTATGCGCGGCCAAACCGCTGACGCATGGTTTTTTGGCGCATATACGGGCATGCTTATGATCCAGATATGGAGCCTTGGGTTGTCCTATGGTCTTAGAGCTATCTTGGATCTGCCGCTCTGGGGATCAGGGGGCATGGGCTTGGGGGCAGCCGCAGGAGTGACGGTTCTGATCCTTTTTTTGACAAAGAAGCATAGTTTGACCGCACGTGTGGCGGGCATGGCCAGTGTTCCCCTGCTTTTTGCGCTTGGTTGGTATTTGCCGGGGGCGACTTTGGCGCTTTTGGGGCTCGTTATGGCAAGGCAGATGGGCAACGCTGTTATGCAGGGAGCAGTGCTGGTGTATTTTTTTGCATACATGATCTTTTACTATTACAATCTTGCAATGCCTTTTTCAGCCAAGTCCACCTATCTTGTCACATCCGGGCTTGTTTTGCTGCTGCTTGCCCTGGTTTTGCGGGTCTGGCAGACAAAATCATCCATAGAGGAGGCGGGCCGTGCGTAA
- a CDS encoding GDYXXLXY domain-containing protein has protein sequence MRKIYILLVLGLFFAGYAVSVQRMETVLADGKTILLPLAPRDPRALLMGDYMDLRYTVNDRIRDALREEKTASGTDAGAEGLAVLRVHHEPVAQAADFVRLDDGSPLQNDEFYLAYKLRGRRVITAATAYYFQEGTARQYENARFGQFKVAVNGRTILVGLCTDGGKLIQPQKIGEKKSQ, from the coding sequence GTGCGTAAAATCTATATCCTGCTTGTACTGGGGCTGTTTTTTGCTGGCTACGCCGTTTCTGTACAGCGCATGGAAACAGTGCTTGCTGACGGCAAAACAATCCTGCTGCCTCTTGCTCCCCGTGACCCACGCGCCTTGCTCATGGGCGACTATATGGACCTCAGGTATACGGTGAATGATCGCATCCGTGACGCGCTGCGTGAGGAGAAAACCGCATCCGGCACGGACGCCGGGGCTGAAGGACTCGCCGTGCTGCGGGTGCACCATGAGCCTGTAGCGCAGGCGGCGGACTTTGTCAGGCTGGATGATGGCAGCCCATTGCAGAACGATGAATTCTATCTGGCCTACAAGCTCCGCGGGCGCAGGGTCATAACAGCGGCCACTGCATATTATTTTCAGGAAGGAACCGCGCGGCAGTATGAAAATGCCCGCTTTGGCCAGTTCAAGGTTGCCGTGAATGGAAGAACGATTCTTGTCGGGCTTTGCACTGATGGGGGAAAACTGATCCAGCCTCAGAAGATTGGCGAGAAAAAAAGTCAGTAA